The following proteins are encoded in a genomic region of Glycine max cultivar Williams 82 chromosome 18, Glycine_max_v4.0, whole genome shotgun sequence:
- the LOC100792305 gene encoding aspartic proteinase 36 yields the protein MDLRESLVLLLVGSFVVQFCCNANANLVFPVVRKFKGPVENLAAIKAHDAGRRGRFLSVVDVALGGNGRPTSNGLYYTKIGLGPKDYYVQVDTGSDTLWVNCVGCTACPKKSGLGMDLTLYDPNLSKTSKAVPCDDEFCTSTYDGQISGCTKGMSCPYSITYGDGSTTSGSYIKDDLTFDRVVGDLRTVPDNTSVIFGCGSKQSGTLSSTTDTSLDGIIGFGQANSSVLSQLAAAGKVKRIFSHCLDSISGGGIFAIGEVVQPKVKTTPLLQGMAHYNVVLKDIEVAGDPIQLPSDILDSSSGRGTIIDSGTTLAYLPVSIYDQLLEKILAQRSGMKLYLVEDQFTCFHYSDEESVDDLFPTVKFTFEEGLTLTTYPRDYLFLFKEDMWCVGWQKSMAQTKDGKELILLGDLVLANKLVVYDLDNMAIGWADYNCSSSIKVKDDKTGSVYTMGAHDLSSASTVLIGKILTFFVLLITMLST from the exons ATGGATCTGAGAGAAAGTTTGGTACTTCTTCTTGTGGGGTCGTTCGTCGTGCAATTTTGTTGCAATGCCAATGCGAATTTGGTGTTCCCCGTTGTGCGCAAATTCAAAGGTCCCGTTGAAAACCTCGCTGCTATCAAAGCTCATGATGCTGGTCGCCGAGGTAGATTTCTCTCTGTCGTTGATGTCGCTCTTGGTGGCAATGGCCGTCCTACTTCAAATGG GCTGTATTATACCAAAATTGGGCTTGGCCCCAAGGACTACTATGTGCAAGTTGATACAGGAAGTGACACTCTGTGGGTGAATTGTGTTGGCTGCACAGCATGTCCCAAGAAAAGTGGTCTTGGG ATGGACTTGACCCTCTATGACCCTAACTTATCCAAAACTTCAAAGGCGGTTCCTTGTGACGATGAATTTTGCACTTCCACATATGATGGTCAAATTTCTGGCTGCACAAAAGGCATGTCCTGCCCATACAGCATAACTTATGGAGATGGAAGTACGACCTCTGGGTCCTATATTAAGGATGATCTTACATTTGATCGAGTTGTTGGTGATCTCCGTACTGTGCCTGATAATACCAGTGTGATTTTTGG GTGTGGTTCTAAACAATCTGGGACATTGAGTTCAACTACTGATACATCCCTTGATGGAATAATTGGTTTTGGACAAGCAAATTCTTCTGTGCTTTCACAGCTTGCTGCAGCTGGAAAGGTGAAAAGGATATTTTCACACTGCCTTGACAGCATTAGTGGAGGAGGAATATTTGCCATAGGGGAAGTGGTGCAGCCAAAAGTTAAGACAACTCCATTGTTACAAGGAAT GGCACACTACAATGTGGTTTTGAAGGACATAGAGGTTGCTGGGGACCCTATACAGCTCCCCTCAGATATATTGGATTCTTCAAGTGGGAGGGGAACAATAATAGATAGTGGTACAACCTTGGCTTATCTTCCAGTCTCAATTTATGACCAGCTATTGGAGAAG ATTTTGGCTCAGAGGAGTGGAATGAAATTATATCTTGTTGAGGATCAGTTTACTTGTTTCCATTATTCTGATGAAGAAAG TGTTGATGATTTATTTCCAACTGTAAAGTTTACCTTTGAGGAGGGGCTTACTCTGACAACTTATCCTCGCGATTACCTATTCCTGTTTAAA GAGGACATGTGGTGTGTTGGCTGGCAAAAAAGTATGGCACAAACTAAGGATGGAAAGGAACTAATTCTTCTTGGAG ATTTGGTGCTGGCAAACAAATTAGTCGTATATGATCTTGACAATATGGCCATTGGATGGGCTGATTACAATT GCTCTTCAAGCATCAAAGTGAAGGATGACAAGACTGGATCTGTATATACAATGGGTGCACACGATCTTTCTTCAGCTTCTACCGTGCTAATTGGAAAAATATTAACGTTCTTTGTGTTGCTTATTACCATGCTAAGCACTTAA
- the LOC100306555 gene encoding Thioredoxin F-type, chloroplastic-like: MALNLCISPKFKWVPSLDSASYSLRPSLGSCFGNINIASVSLSTTRSLSLRRSGSVSVRSSLETAGPTVTVGQVTEVNKDTFWPIVKAAGDKTVVLDMYTQWCGPCKVMAPKFQELSEKYLDVVFLKLDCNQDNRPLAIELGIKVVPTFKILKDNKVVKEVTGAKYDDLVDAIDKVRSS, encoded by the exons ATGGCTCTGAATCTTTGTATCTCACCTAAGTTTAAATGGGTTCCTTCCTTAGATAGTGCTTCCTATTCTTTGAGACCTTCACTTGGGTCTTGTTTTGGTAACATAAACATTGCTAGTGTGAGTCTAAGTACTACTAGAAGTTTGAGTTTGAGGAGGAGTGGGAGTGTTAGTGTAAGATCTAGTTTAGAAACTGCGGGGCCCACAGTCACAGTGGGACAGGTCACTGAGGTTAACAAGGACACCTTCTGGCCGATCGTTAAGGCTGCCGGGGATAAAACCGTTGTCCTTGACATGTACACACAATG GTGTGGCCCTTGCAAAGTGATGGCTCCAAAGTTTCAAGAATTATCTGAAAAGTATCTGGATGTTGTCTTTCTAAAGCTTGATTGCAACCAAGACAACAGG CCCTTGGCAATAGAGCTGGGAATTAAAGTGGTTCCCACTTTCAAAATTCTGAAGGACAACAAGGTTGTAAAAGAAGTTACTGGAGCTAAATACGATGATTTGGTTGATGCCATAGACAAAGTTCGATCTAGCtaa
- the LOC100792835 gene encoding glutamine--fructose-6-phosphate aminotransferase [isomerizing] 2 — MCGIFAYLNYNLNRERQYILQVLFNGLRRLEYRGYDSAGIAIDDSSSSQFSLSPPPLVFRQEGNIESLVKSVYQEVGETELNLGECFGTHAGIAHTRWATHGEPAPRNSHPQSSGHGNEFLVVHNGVITNYEVLKETLLRHGFTFESETDTEVIPKLAKFVHDKANEASGGQVVTFSQVVLEVMRHLEGAYALIFKSPHYPNELIACKRGSPLLLGVKELAENKEHGSAFEDNKFLSKDGKPRELFLSSDANAVVEHTKKVLVIEDGEVVHLKDGGVSILKFENDMGEHGASLSRAFSVRRALSVLEMEVEQINKGNYEHYMQKEIHEQPESLTTTMRGRLIHRGSNKSKSVLLGGLKDHLKTIRRSRRILFIGCGTSYNAALAARPILEELSGVPVTMEIASDLLDREGPIYREDTAVFVSQSGETADTLLALQYALDNGALCVGITNTVGSAIARNTHCGVHINAGAEIGVASTKAYTSQIVVMVMLALAIGGDTISNQARREAIIDGLFDLPNKVREVLKLDLEMKDLAKQLIAEQSLLVFGRGYNYATALEGALKVKEVALMHSEGILAGEMKHGPLALVDENLPIVVLATRDACFSKQQSVIQQLNARRGRLIVMCSKGDASSVCPNESCRVIEVPLVEDCLQPVINVVPLQLLAYHLTVLRGHNVDQPRNLAKSVTTQ, encoded by the exons ATGTGTGGAATATTTGCGTATCTGAATTACAACCTCAACAGAGAGAGACAATACATCTTGCAGGTTCTCTTCAATGGCTTGAGGAGATTGGAGTACCGCGGATACGATTCCGCAGGCATCGCAATCGACGATTCCTCTTCTTCTCAATTCTCTCTTTCGCCTCCTCCTCTGGTTTTCCGTCAGGAAGGAAACATCGAATCGCTCGTCAAATCCGTCTATCAAG AAGTGGGAGAAACTGAACTGAACTTGGGGGAATGCTTCGGCACGCACGCGGGAATCGCGCACACTCGCTGGGCGACTCACGGAGAGCCTGCGCCGCGGAACAGTCACCCTCAGAGCTCTGGTCATGGGAACGAGTTCTTGGTTGTTCACAATGGAGTCATCACTAATTACGAG GTTTTGAAGGAGACGCTGCTTAGACATGGCTTCACCTTTGAATCTGAAACTGACACCGAGGTCATCCCCAAGCTTGCCAAGTTTGTCCACGACAAGGCGAATGAAGCGTccg GAGGTCAGGTTGTTACCTTCAGTCAAGTTGTTCTTGAAGTTATGAGGCATCTTGAAGGAGCTTATgcccttattttcaaaagtcCACATTATCctaatgaattgattgcctgCAAGCGTGGTAGCCCACTGCTGCTAGGTGTTAAA GAATTGGCAGAAAATAAAGAACATGGTTCAGCATTTGAGGATAACAAATTCCTATCAAAAGATGGAAAGCCCAGAGAATTGTTTTTGTCCAGTGATGCCAATGCTGTGGTTGAGCATACAAAGAAAGTGCTAGTTATTGAGGATGGTGAAGTAGTTCATCTCAAG GATGGTGGGGTttctattttgaaatttgagaATGACATGGGAGAACATGGTGCTTCTCTTTCCAGAGCTTTCTCCGTGCGACGTGCATTATCTGTTCTTGAGATGGAGGTTGAGCAAATAAATAAAGGTAATTATGAGCATTACATGCAAAAGGAAATTCATGAGCAGCCAGAGTCTCTAACAACCACAATGAGGGGGAGGCTTATACATCGAGGATCTAACAAATCCAAGTCTGTTCTGCTGGGAGGGCTGAAGGATCACCTCAAAACAATTAGGCGAAGTAGAAGGATACTTTTCATTGGTTGTGGTACAAGTTATAATGCTGCTTTGGCAGCTAGACCCATATTGGAAGAACTTTCAG GTGTTCCTGTTACTATGGAAATTGCTAGTGATCTATTGGATCGAGAGGGACCAATATACCGGGAGGATACTGCCGTTTTTGTTAGTCAATCTGGTGAAACTGCAGACACTTTACTTGCACTGCAATATGCTTTAGACAATGGTGCATTGTGTGTTGGGATAACAAACACTGTTGGTAGTGCAATAGCAAGGAATACACATTGTGGTGTTCATATAAATGCTGGGGCTGAGATTGGTGTGGCAAGTACCAAG GCATACACAAGTCAAATAGTAGTGATGGTCATGTTAGCTCTTGCAATAGGAGGCGATACAATTTCAAATCAAGCCAGAAGAGAAGCTATCATAGATGGTCTTTTTGATCTGCCAA ATAAAGTCAGAGAGGTGCTGAAGCTTGATCTGGAGATGAAGGATCTAGCAAAGCAGTTGATTGCTGAGCAGTCTCTTCTTGTCTTTGGGAGAGGATACAACTATGCAACTGCTCTTGAGGGAGCTTTGAAAGTAAAGGAAGTGGCTCTAATGCATAGTGAAGGGATACTTGCTGGTGAGATGAAGCATGGTCCTTTGGCATTAGTGGATGAAAATCTCCCAATTGTTGTTTTAGCTACCCGTGATGCCTGCTTCAG CAAACAGCAGTCTGTTATTCAGCAACTTAATGCCCGCAGAGGTCGTCTGATAGTTATGTGTTCAAAAGGGGATGCTTCCTCTGTATGCCCTAATGAATCTTGTAGGGTAATTGAAGTTCCACTAGTTGAGGACTGTCTTCAACCTGTAATTAATGTAGTTCCATTACAG TTATTGGCATATCATCTCACTGTTCTCAGGGGACATAACGTCGACCAGCCTCGTAATCTTGCCAAGAGTGTCACAACGCAATAA
- the LOC100793358 gene encoding uncharacterized protein has translation MGGKSGVVWILLPLIVAASCLLSPATANSTTIYEELRAQGLPVGLLPKGIAKYSLNASSGEFEVWMKEPCNAKFENEVHYDSNIKGVLGYGRIGKLSGVSAQELFLWFPVKGIRVDVPTSGLIHFDVGVADKQFSLSLFEDPPDCNPQAQVNVGGGEGERRAAW, from the exons aTGGGTGGTAAATCTGGCGTAGTTTGGATTTTGCTGCCGCTGATCGTCGCCGCGTCGTGTCTGTTATCGCCGGCGACGGCGAATTCGACGACGATATACGAGGAGCTCCGGGCGCAGGGTCTTCCGGTGGGGCTTCTCCCGAAGGGAATCGCGAAGTACTCGCTGAACGCTAGCAGCGGGGAATTCGAGGTGTGGATGAAGGAACCGTGCAACGCGAAGTTCGAGAACGAGGTGCACTACGACTCCAACATAAAGGGTGTTCTAGGGTACGGTCGGATCGGGAAATTATCCGGTGTGTCGGCGCAGGAGCTCTTCCTGTGGTTTCCCGTGAAGGGAATTAGGGTTGATGTTCCGACCTCGGGGCTCATTCATTTCGATGTTGGTGTTGCGGATAAGCAGTTCTCCCTCTCGCTCTTTGAAGATCCTCCTGATTGTAACCCCCAGGCCCAG GTTAATGTTGGTGGTGGTGAAGGTGAGCGGAGGGCTGCTTGGTAG
- the ACCB-1 gene encoding biotin carboxyl carrier protein of acetyl-CoA carboxylase, chloroplastic, whose amino-acid sequence MASSLAPATKAATNLRLTHSLRFSPKPNNLRFATKPGNTLLCTRVKAQLNEVALDSSSNATSPPMKAKSKEEPPAKPLAEPSSSVLATQESVSQFITQVASLVKLVDSRDIVELKLKQHDVEVTIRKKEAMPQPPPAPQPSVVYSPPPPALPPPPVPASTPAPTLARATPTPTSAPAVKSAKSSLPPLKSPMAGTFYRSPAPGEPSFVKVGDKVKKGQVVCIIEAMKLMNEIEADQSGTIVEIVAEDAKSVSVDTPLFVIQP is encoded by the exons ATGGCATCCTCGTTGGCACCAGCTACCAAAGCCGCCACTAATTTGCGCCTCACACACTCTCTCCGCTTCTCTCCTAAACCCAACAACCTACGCTTTGCCACCAAG CCTGGTAATACGCTGTTATGCACGAGGGTTAAGGCCCAATTAAATGAG GTTGCCCTTGATAGTTCCTCCAATGCTACTTCTCCTCCTATGAAAGCCAAATCAAAGGAGGAACCACCCGCAAAGCCTTTAGCAGAACCATCTTCTTCAGTGTTGGCAACTCAAGAATCGGTCTCTCAGTTTATTACTCAAGTTGCAAGTCTTGTCAA GCTTGTTGATTCAAGAGACATTGTGGAGTTGAAGCTGAAGCAGCATGACGTTGAAGTAACAATCAGGAAAAAGGAGGCTATGCCTCAGCCACCACCTGCTCCTCAACCTTCTGTGGTGTATTCACCCCCTCCACCAGCGTTGCCACCACCACCTGTACCAGCATCTACTCCAGCACCTACTCTAGCTCGTGCAACCCCTACACCAACTTCAGCCCCTGCTGTGAAGTCAGCTAAATCATCACTTCCGCCTCTTAAAAGCCCCATGGCAGGGACATTCTACCGAAGTCCTGCACCTGGTGAACCTTCCTTTGTGAAG GTTGGAGACAAAGTAAAGAAGGGGCAAGTTGTATGCATCATTGAGGCAATGAAattgatgaatgaaattgaa GCTGATCAGTCAGGAACTATAGTTGAAATCGTTGCGGAAGATGCCAAGTCTGTAAGCGTTGACACT CCCCTATTTGTGATTCAACCATAG
- the LOC100794403 gene encoding membrane-associated protein VIPP1, chloroplastic isoform X1, protein MAIAMKATPITASGFVSTRNSTLPPFKSSFLRYRSGALEVPGMRVTYSDRLKCNCHGGGALGTQMNLFSRFARVIKSYANAIISSFEDPEKILEQAVLDMNNDLIKVRQATAQVLASQKQLESKYKSIEKASDDWYRRAQLALQKGDEELAREALKRRKSYADNATALKMQLDQQKNVADDLVSKTQLLESKIQEAKSKKDTLKARAQSAKTSTIVSEMVGNINTSSALAAFDKMEEKVLTMEAQADALNQLSTDNLEGKFALLENSSVDDDLAELKKELSGSSKQRGELPPGRSVPTSKEIPFLDLELEKELNELRRRAKGY, encoded by the exons atggcCATTGCTATGAAGGCCACGCCTATCACGGCTTCGGGCTTCGTTTCAACAAGAAATTCCACACTTCCACCCTTTAAATCATCATTTCTCAGATACCGCT CAGGAGCATTGGAAGTTCCTGGCATGCGGGTAACCTACTCAGATAGATTGAAATGTAATTGTCATGGTGGCGGTGCCCTTGGCACTCAAATGAATCTTTTTAGCAGATTTGCTAGAGTTATCAAG TCATATGCTAATGCCATTATAAGCTCCTTTGAAGACCCTGAGAAGATATTAGAACAAGCTGTGCTGGATATGAACAATGATTTGATCAAGGTTCGCCAAGCTACAGCACAG GTTCTAGCATCTCAAAAGCAGTTAGAAAGCAAGTACAAATCCATAGAAAAAGCTTCTGATGATTG GTATCGAAGGGCGCAACTTGCTCTTCAGAAGGGAGACGAGGAACTTGCCCGTGAGGCACTTAAGAGAAGAAAGTCTTATGCG GATAATGCAACTGCTTTGAAGATGCAGCTTGATCAGCAAAAGAATGTTGCTGATGATCTTGTGTCCAAAACACAG CTTTTGGAGAGCAAGATACAGGAGGCAAAGTCAAAGAAAGATACCCTCAAAGCAAGAGCTCAGTCTGCAAA gACTTCAACCATAGTTAGTGAGATGGTGGGCAATATCAACACAAGCAGTGCCCTTGCAGCTTTTGATAAGATGGAGGAAAAGG tATTAACCATGGAGGCTCAGGCAGATGCTTTGAATCAGTTGAGTACTGACAATCTTGAGGGAAAG TTTGCACTACTGGAGAACTCTTCTGTCGATGATGATCTTGCAGAGTTAAAGAAAGAATTATCTGGAAGCTCTAAG CAGCGGGGAGAACTTCCACCTGGAAGAAGTGTTCCAACCAGTAAAGAAATTCCCTTCCTTGACTTGGAGCTTGAGAAGGAGCTTAATGAGCTCAGAAGAAGAGCAAAGGGGTACTAG
- the LOC100794403 gene encoding membrane-associated protein VIPP1, chloroplastic isoform X2, which yields MAIAMKATPITASGFVSTRNSTLPPFKSSFLRYRSGALEVPGMRVTYSDRLKCNCHGGGALGTQMNLFSRFARVIKSYANAIISSFEDPEKILEQAVLDMNNDLIKVRQATAQVLASQKQLESKYKSIEKASDDWYRRAQLALQKGDEELAREALKRRKSYADNATALKMQLDQQKNVADDLVSKTQLLESKIQEAKSKKDTLKARAQSAKTSTIVSEMVGNINTSSALAAFDKMEEKVLTMEAQADALNQLSTDNLEGKFALLENSSVDDDLAELKKELSGSSKRGELPPGRSVPTSKEIPFLDLELEKELNELRRRAKGY from the exons atggcCATTGCTATGAAGGCCACGCCTATCACGGCTTCGGGCTTCGTTTCAACAAGAAATTCCACACTTCCACCCTTTAAATCATCATTTCTCAGATACCGCT CAGGAGCATTGGAAGTTCCTGGCATGCGGGTAACCTACTCAGATAGATTGAAATGTAATTGTCATGGTGGCGGTGCCCTTGGCACTCAAATGAATCTTTTTAGCAGATTTGCTAGAGTTATCAAG TCATATGCTAATGCCATTATAAGCTCCTTTGAAGACCCTGAGAAGATATTAGAACAAGCTGTGCTGGATATGAACAATGATTTGATCAAGGTTCGCCAAGCTACAGCACAG GTTCTAGCATCTCAAAAGCAGTTAGAAAGCAAGTACAAATCCATAGAAAAAGCTTCTGATGATTG GTATCGAAGGGCGCAACTTGCTCTTCAGAAGGGAGACGAGGAACTTGCCCGTGAGGCACTTAAGAGAAGAAAGTCTTATGCG GATAATGCAACTGCTTTGAAGATGCAGCTTGATCAGCAAAAGAATGTTGCTGATGATCTTGTGTCCAAAACACAG CTTTTGGAGAGCAAGATACAGGAGGCAAAGTCAAAGAAAGATACCCTCAAAGCAAGAGCTCAGTCTGCAAA gACTTCAACCATAGTTAGTGAGATGGTGGGCAATATCAACACAAGCAGTGCCCTTGCAGCTTTTGATAAGATGGAGGAAAAGG tATTAACCATGGAGGCTCAGGCAGATGCTTTGAATCAGTTGAGTACTGACAATCTTGAGGGAAAG TTTGCACTACTGGAGAACTCTTCTGTCGATGATGATCTTGCAGAGTTAAAGAAAGAATTATCTGGAAGCTCTAAG CGGGGAGAACTTCCACCTGGAAGAAGTGTTCCAACCAGTAAAGAAATTCCCTTCCTTGACTTGGAGCTTGAGAAGGAGCTTAATGAGCTCAGAAGAAGAGCAAAGGGGTACTAG
- the LOC100794929 gene encoding protein TIC 20-II, chloroplastic codes for MATLPLLRPCCFLPTPTLKPSLTRPTPFLPLKSKKNPQNGAVGTRMSNTATPPPTERLISIASYALPFFNSLQYGRYLLAQNPTLAVLFDPIVPLLAFYRSIPYSSFVAFFALYLGIVRNPSFPRYVRFNAMQAVTLDVLLVLPLLFHRIFSPARGGPILVWSSNAIFIFSLICFVYSVASCVLGRTPHLPFVADAASRQI; via the coding sequence ATGGCTACTCTTCCTCTTCTCCGACCATGCTGCTTCCTTCCCACTCCCACCCTCAAACCCTCACTCACAAGACCCACACCCTTCTTACCTCTCAAATCGAAGAAGAACCCTCAAAACGGCGCCGTTGGGACTCGCATGTCGAACACCGCAACTCCACCACCGACGGAGCGGCTAATCTCAATCGCATCCTACGCACTCCCATTCTTCAACTCCCTCCAGTACGGCCGCTACCTCCTGGCGCAGAACCCTACCCTCGCCGTCCTCTTCGACCCCATCGTGCCCCTCCTCGCCTTCTACAGATCCATCCCTTACTCCTCCTTCGTCGCCTTCTTCGCGCTCTACTTGGGGATCGTCAGAAACCCTAGTTTCCCCCGCTACGTCAGGTTCAACGCCATGCAGGCCGTCACCCTGGACGTCCTCCTCGTCCTCCCCCTCCTCTTCCACCGCATCTTCTCCCCCGCCCGCGGCGGCCCCATCCTCGTCTGGTCCAGCAACGCCATTTTCATCTTCAGCCTCATCTGCTTCGTTTACAGTGTTGCTTCTTGCGTCTTGGGACGCACGCCGCACTTGCCTTTTGTCGCCGACGCTGCTTCTAGGCAAATTtga